One Helicobacter sp. MIT 21-1697 genomic window carries:
- a CDS encoding polyprenyl synthetase family protein, producing the protein MSIAQILNDFEAFLINQEPQIPSFHPYYQTALWEMMKNGGKRFRPALVFCVVNALAPQLIKNAFLPALSIECIHTYSLIHDDLPCMDNAPLRRGHATLHTKYDETLALLVGDGLNTYAFALLCQARLDPQVKLALIESLAQNAGIGGMVLGQSLDCAFEDKKLSLQELQIIHTNKTAKLIATSLQFGAIISNAKAYFASSMYEFGLKLGVYFQLRDDIIDTCFDTQQAGKTTQNDTHKNSYVNLLGLEGAKAEFTRMKKQIQKELQTFDKAVCVHLTTLLQDYFKDIE; encoded by the coding sequence ACCCATATTATCAAACAGCTTTATGGGAAATGATGAAAAATGGTGGCAAAAGATTCCGCCCTGCACTCGTATTTTGCGTGGTTAATGCTCTCGCTCCTCAACTTATAAAAAATGCTTTTTTGCCCGCCCTAAGTATTGAATGTATCCATACATATTCACTCATACACGATGATTTACCCTGTATGGATAATGCGCCTTTAAGACGCGGACACGCTACACTGCATACAAAATATGATGAAACGCTTGCACTTTTGGTAGGTGATGGGCTAAATACCTACGCTTTTGCTTTGCTTTGCCAAGCGCGGCTTGACCCACAAGTTAAACTCGCCCTTATTGAATCTCTCGCACAAAATGCTGGTATTGGCGGTATGGTGCTTGGACAGAGCTTAGATTGTGCTTTTGAGGACAAAAAACTTTCATTACAAGAACTTCAAATTATACATACAAATAAAACTGCCAAACTCATTGCCACTTCTTTGCAATTTGGTGCTATTATTTCAAATGCAAAAGCATATTTTGCTTCATCAATGTATGAGTTTGGGCTAAAGCTCGGCGTGTATTTTCAGCTACGCGATGATATTATTGATACTTGTTTTGACACACAACAAGCGGGTAAGACAACGCAAAATGATACACATAAAAATAGCTATGTGAATCTACTTGGTTTAGAAGGTGCGAAAGCAGAATTTACTCGTATGAAAAAGCAGATTCAAAAGGAACTCCAAACATTTGACAAAGCTGTTTGTGTCCATTTGACTACTCTTTTGCAAGACTATTTTAAGGATATTGAATGA
- the surE gene encoding 5'/3'-nucleotidase SurE — MKRILLTNDDGFDSSGLLALKDALKDIAQVMVVAPANEKSACGHGLTLTRPLSFVRLDDDFYKLEDGTPSDCVYLALNTLYQSSCKPDLVISGINLGSNMGEDITYSGTAAGAMEACIQGVPAIAISQLMPDKNRSKHFDFSLAKECIYEITELIFTKGFPLGERKFLNINIPHIKPKECKGYKITQMGYRIYADNAHLHRNPRGQEYYWLGLHPLEWEERSDMPHSYGSDFKATHEHYVSITPIKLDMTSYEDSSSLCEWIRL; from the coding sequence ATGAAACGCATTCTCCTTACCAATGATGATGGCTTTGATTCAAGCGGACTTCTTGCGCTCAAAGATGCCCTCAAAGACATAGCACAGGTAATGGTTGTCGCTCCTGCAAACGAAAAATCAGCCTGTGGGCACGGGCTGACACTCACGCGCCCACTTAGTTTTGTGCGACTTGATGATGATTTTTACAAGCTTGAAGATGGCACACCAAGTGATTGTGTGTATCTTGCACTCAATACACTTTATCAATCATCGTGCAAGCCAGATTTGGTTATTTCAGGCATTAATCTTGGTTCAAATATGGGAGAAGATATTACTTATTCAGGCACTGCAGCGGGTGCTATGGAAGCGTGCATACAAGGTGTGCCTGCCATTGCTATCTCACAGCTTATGCCAGATAAAAATCGCTCCAAACATTTTGATTTTTCCCTCGCTAAAGAATGTATTTATGAAATTACTGAACTTATTTTTACTAAAGGATTCCCTTTAGGAGAGCGCAAATTCCTTAATATCAATATTCCCCATATTAAACCCAAAGAATGTAAGGGCTACAAAATCACACAAATGGGTTATAGAATCTATGCCGATAATGCACATTTACACCGCAACCCACGAGGACAAGAATATTATTGGTTAGGGCTACACCCTTTAGAATGGGAAGAAAGAAGTGATATGCCTCATAGTTACGGTTCTGATTTTAAGGCAACACACGAACATTATGTCTCTATTACGCCTATTAAGCTTGATATGACAAGCTATGAGGATAGCTCATCTCTTTGTGAATGGATACGATTATGA
- a CDS encoding tRNA threonylcarbamoyladenosine dehydratase: MNELIDENMIIDRYTRSRIIFGENFERIQNTKVVVFGVGGVGGFVVDCLYRSGLQNITIVDKDCFDITNQNRQIGAEHIGEPKVEVFARLYQGITPIQECVDAAFLERFNIMEFDYIVDAVDDIIAKVEIAKIASNKPYGKYIIATGSAKRVNPLFIRVNNVWKSYGDKFARKLRTHLRKVNIQKAIKVIFSSEGAKCGPLGSFSGVTASFGLIIASEIIQDIIKEY, encoded by the coding sequence ATGAATGAACTTATTGATGAAAATATGATAATTGACAGATACACGCGTTCGCGCATTATTTTTGGTGAAAATTTTGAGCGCATACAAAATACCAAAGTAGTTGTATTTGGCGTAGGTGGCGTGGGAGGCTTTGTCGTGGATTGTCTTTATAGAAGTGGATTACAAAATATTACAATTGTAGATAAAGATTGCTTTGATATTACAAATCAAAACCGCCAAATTGGTGCAGAACACATAGGTGAGCCAAAAGTGGAAGTATTTGCACGACTTTATCAAGGAATCACACCCATTCAAGAATGTGTAGATGCGGCATTTTTAGAGCGATTTAACATAATGGAGTTTGATTATATTGTTGATGCTGTTGATGATATTATTGCAAAAGTAGAAATTGCCAAAATTGCCTCAAACAAGCCTTATGGAAAATATATTATTGCCACAGGAAGTGCAAAAAGAGTAAATCCTCTTTTTATCCGAGTAAATAATGTGTGGAAAAGCTACGGCGATAAATTTGCGCGAAAATTGCGCACTCATTTAAGAAAAGTCAATATTCAAAAGGCTATTAAGGTAATATTTAGCTCTGAGGGTGCAAAATGTGGTCCATTAGGTAGCTTTAGTGGAGTTACAGCAAGCTTTGGGCTTATCATTGCAAGTGAAATTATCCAAGATATAATTAAGGAGTATTAA